The Brassica napus cultivar Da-Ae chromosome C7, Da-Ae, whole genome shotgun sequence genomic interval GCCTCAATCCATTTCGTGAAGTAATCTGTCAAGACCAGGACGAAGCGTTTCTGTCGAGAACTCGGCATCGGGCCGATTATGCCCATCCCCCATCGCATGAAAGGGTATGGAGCTGTCATCGTTCGCAGCAACTGTGTCGGGGAGTGGATCGTTGAGGCATGTCGCTGGCACAGATCGCATCGCTGGGCGTAAGCTTCGCAGTCTGCATTCATTGTTGGCTAGTAGAAACCGAGACTTTTTACTTTTAAAGCAAGTGCTCGACCTCCAGAATGATTTCCTGCGGCGCCTTCGTGCGTTTCAGCCATGACTAAATGCGTCTCTTCGCCATTGATGCACTTCATAAGTACCTTGGTTGCGGTCCATCGGTGGAGTTCTCCGTCGAGGACGACATAGTGGGCACTCCGCGTCTTGAGTCGTCGTGCGATCCATTTCTCGGGAGGTAACTTCCCATCGACCAGATAGTCAATAAGTTCAGTTCTCCAGTCGTTGGTGTCGTCTGGCGCCTCTTCGAGGACTTGGTTCGCGGCTGTGGCTTCGGTTATTGGCGCTACGATGGCGGTTTCGATGGGAGTCAGGTCGATGCTTGGTTTATTGATCTTGTGGATAGGGATGGTACGTTTCACCTGATCGCGCAACCTGCTACCTAGGGCAGCAAGAGCGTCAGCGCATACGTTCTCCCCCCTGGGAACTTTGGTGAGTTCGAAGAATTCGAAATCTTTGGCAAGTGTTTGAACGGTCTTAAGGTATGCGTCCATTCATTCGTTGCGGGCGTCGTAGTCACCACTAAACTGACTGGTTACGAGTTGTGAGTCGCAGTATGCGCTGAGGCGTTTCGCCTTGACTGCCTTGGCGAGTCTTAGTCCTGCGATCAATGACTCGTACTCTGCTTCATTGTTTGAAGCGGCGAAGCCGAAGCTGAACGACTGTCTTATTAGTTCTCCTGTCGGGGATTGCAGCTGCACTCCTGCCCCTGATCCTTTGTTTGTCGACGACCCATCGACGTGGAGTATCCAATTTTGACTCGGGAGAATTAGATCTTGCTCGAGCTCTGGTGCAAGCTCGATGAGAAAGTCTGCGAGGACTTGAGATTTCGCAGCTGTTCAATTTTTGAAGACAATGTCGTGCTCGCTGAGTTCGATAGCCCACTTCGATAACCGTCCAGATTGGTTTGTATTCTGCATTACCGTTCGCAATGGTTGATTTGTCAATACTTCGATTGTGTGCGACTGGAAGTAGGGGTGCAGTTTTCTCGCCGACGTTACAACGGCGAGAGCCATCTTCTCAAGGGTGGGGTACCGAGTTTCTGGATCAGTCATGCGTTTGCTCGTGTAGAAGATAGGCTTCTGTTCTCCTCGATCCTCTCGGATGAGGACGCTGCTGACCGCGGTTGTTGATACGGCGATATAGAGTGAGAGTGTATCGTcggtttcgggtttggataaAACAGGAGGAGTCGTAAGATACTCCTTGAGTTGTTTGAACGTCTCTTCGCACTTCTCGTCCCAGATGAAGCGTTTGTTTCCTCGCAACAACTCGTAGAAAGGAAGGCATTTGTCCGTGGATCTTGAAATGAAACGGTTCAAGGCTGCGATCCTTCCTGTAAGTCGTTGGACTTCTCTGCTGGTTTTTGGGCTCGGAAGATCAAGTATGGCGGAGATCTGTTTAGGGTTTGCCTCGATTCCTCGCTGGGTGGACGATGTATCCTAAAAACTCTCCTGAGGTAACGCCAAAAGTACACTTGGCTGGGTTGAGTTTCATCCCATATTCATTCAACGTCTTGAAACATTCTTTGAGATGATCTAGATGGTCCGTTGCGCGGAGTGATTTtaccagcatgtcgtcgatatagaCTTCCATCGTGCTCCCTAATTTGTCGGCGAACATTCGATTGACGAGTCTTTGATAAGTCGCACCCGCGTTCTTGAGACCGAACGGCATTACTTTATAACAGTACGTCCCTCTATCAGTGATGAACGCCGTCTTCTCTTGATCGTCCGGATGCATCATGATCTGATTGTAACCAGAAAATGCGTCCATGAAGGTCAGGAGTTCATTCCCGGCAGTCGACTCGACGAGTCTTTCGATATGCGGGAGGGGGTAACTGTCTTTTGGGCATGCTTTGTTTAAATCGGTAAAATCGACGCAAACgcgccacttcccgttcttcttctttacgACGACTGGGTTAGCTAGCCACTCGGGGTACCGCACCTCGGTGATTGAGCCAGCTGCGAGGAGTCGCTAAACTTCTTTGTTGATAGCTTTGCTTCGGTCGTGACCTAGCTTTCGTCTCTTCTGGCGAATCGGTTTGATGGTGGGATCGACATTCAACTCGTGGGATGTGATGGCGGGGTTTATTCCTTTCATATCCGACGTCGCCCAAGCAAACGTTGAAGCGTTCTCCTTGAGAAAGTTGATGATTGCGCGTTGCATCTCTTCGTCGAGGAAGGCTCCGACTCGGACTACTTTGCTCTTATCAGAGTCGTCGATGGTGACTTCTAAAATCTCGTCTTTTTGTGGTTGGATTTGCTTTGCTATCGCGTTGATGCGAGGAGTTGATTGTTGCATTTTCACCGTTGCGATGAGTAGTTCGCGAGCGGCCTGCTGGTCTCCGCGAAGCGTCTGCACCTCACCGTTTAGTCCTGGAAACTTCACGCACTGATGATATGTCGAAGACACTGCCTTAACGGAATGTAACCAGGGGGTTCCGAGGATTGCGTTGTAAGGAGCTTTCGTTCGGATGACTGAGAACTTGACCGTGCGTATCACTCCGCATGCATAGACGGGGAGTTTGATCGTACCAATCATTGTCTCAGAGGCACCGTTGAATCCTGTAAGGGAGCGAGATGATGGCTTCATGTCGCGCAAGTCGACTCCCATCTTATCGAGCGTATCTCGAAAGATTAAGTCGACTGAACTGCCTGTGTCAATCAACACTTTAGCGACGTCACACTTCGCAATACCTACCTCGACTAGCAGTGGGTCGTTGTGAGGTAAATGGACGCCGATGGCATCGTCTGGCGAGAAAGTGATTGAGGAATCGTGTTCGGGTTTCGATGGCCATTTCTTCGAGGTTACTGCCTGTCGTCGATGGTCCTTTACAGACCGGATGGAATCACCGCAAGGAGGTGAGCCGCCCATGATTACGTTTAAGAAGTTAGACTCGACGACTCGTTTATTTCTCAGTCGAGTCCTCGAGTCGCTAGGCAAGTCTTCGATGATAGGTGGATTTTTTACGTTGGGCGAGTCCTCGACAACGGGTGAGTCCTTGACAACAGATTTGTGTACGTCCTCATTCTTGGATCTCGCCTCCTCGATTCTCCGTCGTAAGTCCGAATGTTTTGGTCGGTTGAGCTTGATTCTGAAATCTTCCGACTTTGAGTTGAGCTTTTCGCGAAGGTCGATGACTCGTGGCCTGAGACGGGATTGAGCATTCAAGTCCTCAATTTTCTTAGCCTTGGATTTTTCGATGACTGAGCGGAGATTTTTGTGTGAGTCATATGTGCGATCAGGTGTTTGCGACTTTCGCCTGAGCTTGTTTCTTAAGTCGTTTGACCCTTCTGACCCTATGCTCTCGTTCGTTCGTTTGCTGGAATACTGGCGTGAGTCATGGATCTGTTTATCCTCTTCTTCGTCTGAGGAGGAATTGGGTCGTTCGAGGATGACTTGTACACGTCGACGATTACGCGGTTGCTCCTCGTCGACTTGTACGTCGCCGTCTTCTTCTTCGTGCTCTTCTGGCTTGTCATCCTGCCGGTTTCCAGACTTATCCTGATTCTTgtgagttttcttttctttgtttttgctcCAGCTCTTGGTGCCGTTGGGCCTAGGCTTAGGGAGTTCGACGTTTGACGTTCCCTTTTCGTACGACGAGAAGAGGGAGTCTAACAAATGCCTGCAGTTCCTTGTATCATGTGCCTTAGACTTGTGGAAGCTACACCACATATTTGACTCAGCTGGTCCAGGACTTGACGCCGGAGGTGTCGAAGAGGTTTGCGGCTTTTCGTCGTTCTCCCAGACATTCCAACCTTTTTTGCGTACAACGACAGTGGGCTGTGGGGACGCGTTTTTGTCTTCAACCACGTAGACGAAACTTTTCGGCTGGTTAGGTTTATTGCCTGAGGTGTGCTGACGAGGTTCCTGGCGTGCCTCGGGAGCTTTGGGGACAGTTTCCGGTTTGGTTGCCGTGTTCAATTTCTTAAGTATCGCAGCTGTGTCTTCTTCCATTCGGATGAAGTTGTTTGACCTGGCGATTGCGTCCTGGAGCGAAGTGGTCGGATTTCTGTAGAGATCCTCGCGAAACAGGGACTTGAAATAGAGAGTGTTCATCAATGCGTCGACGGCAACACTGTCGGGGACTTGGACTTTTGAGGCGACTGCTTTGAATTTTTCCATGAAGTCGCGGAGGCTTTGGCTCGGTCCTTGAGATAGATTCCATAAATCGGACAGAGTTGCTCCTTGTCTTGTAAACATGATGTAGTGCTTGAGGAACGCAGTCGTCAGATCGTGGAAATTGTTGATAGAGTCGCGCTCCAATCCAGTGAACCATCCGAGGGCTGGTCCTTGAAGACTTTCCACGAAGAGTCGACAGTAGCCAgcgtctctttcttcttcagagAAGTTGGTTCGACCCATCGTGATGTTGAAAGTAGTGATGTGGTCGGTTGGGTCTACCTTTCTGGCGTAAGTCGGGAGGCGAATTTTCTCGGTCGGACGGTAACGTAAGTCGGTGATCTTCGGGGAAAATGGGGTTTTAAAGGTTTCGGCGAGGACACGTTCGATCAGCGGTGCTGAAGTAGGTCTTTCGAGCATTCGGTCTTTCATGTCCAGGACTGATTGCTTAAGCTCAGTGAGTTCCCGGACGGTAACGAGGTCGACGCCGCCGGGAGTTTGGACCTGTTCGACACTCGTGTTTGCTGGGTTTCCGGCACTGGCTGTTCGGTAAGTGTCGAACAGTTGTTTTCGGACCATCGTAGCCGGATCTCCATTCGTCGGTGGGTCAAGACAAAGacgtgttttattagatcaatgaGTCGAAACCGAGTTACAAAAATGGGAAGTGAACAGAGGAAAAAGTCCGGCGAAGACAAATTCGTCAGACCGTACAAGTCGGCGAGATGTAAGatgtaaaaccctaattctagccgaAAGTGAGTGTAGTAATTTGCGGATCCCCTCCTTGTTGCCTTGTCTCCTCCTTTTATAAGTGAATGCTCGTTGACCTAATGTGTCTTGTCTCGATGGGCCTCTTCGAGTAGTTGGGCTGACTCGTCGGGCCGTTGTGTCAGGTCGACGAGCCGATGACGTTTAGTCAATCACCTCATTGACTGAAAGTAGTCTGAGCCAAGCTGAACACCGGCTTTCGAGTCGACGAGCCGATCTTCTGTGTTGTAATCATATGTCTGGGTAATTGTCTTGCGGGCCTTTTGGGAGGGCTAAGCCCATACCCAACAACAGTTAGGTCACAAAGCACCTAGATGCCTTGGTCTCCCTCCAGTCCCAATCAACGCTGTATCTGAAAACTCTTATGCTGCATATCAGTCTCTCAAAGTTACTAAATCAGCTCCACTAGAATCTTAGGAAAATCGAGATACTTTATCTTTTGATTCTCAAGGTTGtattcttcttgatcatgaaggaAGCGGCCTCCCTATAAATGAAAACTCAGAGATAGGAGAACCAAGTAGAGAAGTCACCACAGTCCCCTCTGCTTCAGTTGTGGCTGTGAACACTCCTACAGGCTCCTTCACTGAAAAGGTTCATGTGTCTTGTACACCTTCTGAGACTGTTCAAGGTACTCATGTTACTGCTGTTACTGATGAAAAGGAACTCCCACCATCTACCGTAGTTTTTGTCTCTCTTAATGACGAAACCTGCGAACAATTAGATGTCGCAGAACCTGTTGACTCCTCAACACAGTCTGCACCACCAACTCCAAAGGCTCCTTCAGGGAAGTTTGTTGGGAATGTTGATATTGTGTTTGATAACTCTAACTCCTCTCCGTCTTCTGTACCATTTGTTCATGACAACTTATTTGCGATGTTGGATAGTGCTGACGACAGTGAACCATCGAGTGTCCCACTAGCCAAGGAACTTGTCTTCTCAAATTCTCCATTACCATTTACTTTTGCCTCTAATGATACTTCCCCTACACATCTTCGAGACCCGTTTGTAGATGATGAATCAACACTAAGGTCACGAGGCGGTAGGCCATTAAAGCCATCTCAAAGGCTTAAAGAGATGGAATGGTTTACTGTTACAAGGAAAGGAAAAAGAGGCCGAGGAAGAGGTCCTCATCACTAGGTTCACAACAAAATCTTTGTAAGTGTTGCTTCCATTATACTATGTTGCTTTCGTGTCTCTCTTGACTTTAAAACTGTTGCATGTTGTTTTATCTTTGAACTCTTAAGAGCAACATTATCCATAGGACCAATTAGTGTGTCCTTAGgttattttaatgttattttgatGTTAAGGACTTAggttagggacaaccttaaaagcTAAGATTATTGGTAGGACTTTTAGTGGTAtcttagttaattatttttttttataagttttaacattttaatgacATATAAATGATAAGTTttgaataaaacaataaaacatttaaaatagaaaacacaaacagaagaaaattacaaagttggaaaaaaaattataaataaataataggaaacaaacattttattgaattcacacaaacataaacattatattaaGTTGGAAGATGTCCAAATTTCTctcatatattttcaatcaaatcttCTTTTAATTGTTCATGGACATGTGGATCCCGAACTTCTTTGCGACGACCAATTCTATCGCCGTGTTTTGTAGACTTTTTAACGCCAAATGTAAAATCATGATCTTGAAATTCCTCAACAGTGTCTGCATCTCGTTCatcttcgacaatcatattatggagtatgagacatgctctcataatatttgatattttgtttttatcccATAAATTAGAAGGATTTTTAACAACAGCGAACCTAGCTTGCAAAACTCCAAAGGCACGATCAACATCTTTTCGAACGAATTCTTGAGTTTTAGCAAATAAAGAATGTTTGGGACCTTGTGGTAGtcggatagattgaataaaagtcgCCCATTTTGGATATGACCTAACCATAAACTACTATACGAAAGTCAAATCAGAGTTATTACACATCTTGTCACCATAATGACCTAacctaaaaaataaaacaggaTCTGGTTGAGAACAAACTAGATTATCATCTCACTTCATCCGAGAATACATGATTTGGTTGCAAACAGACATAGTTCATGCCCACGAGTATTATCATCTCACTACATCACACAATTCAATTCTTTTACTTTCCTACAAGTGCATTAACTAACACAACCAACCAAGCCTACTAAAGTCTAATCAGAGTTCATGCCTACAAGTATTAAATCCGACTTATCAATTCATGCCTACTACCAAGTATTGTAGTTCAAGTGAAAGTGAATTACCTTGTAGTTTGGATGAAATGCTTgttctttaaatttgtttatcttCCGGGTTATTGACAGCCCCTCCAACCTAACCTAATAGCTCACTCACAATCAAACGAAAAAAGCATATATCAGTTTCAACATTCAATCAAAAATAACTCACACTACAAAACCTTCAATCAAAAATCAGTCACACTAGAAGCACACACACGATTATATTTGCATAAAACATTCAATCAAAAATCATCACACTCCAAACGTAATGCTTTAGCAAACGTTGACTCAAAAATAATCACACTACAAAACCGTAATGCTTTTGAAAACAACATTCACGAAGACGATGAGAAATAGCAACTCATATCACAAAGAcgatttcaaatatttaaaacccTATAGCTACATCGACAACACATTTCACAAACAAGATTCCAAATTTTGAAAACCCTATAGCTACAACGACAAAAGAATCCTAATCCAAGGCAGTAGATCGAGAAcgagaacaaaaaaatataaatactctATAAGCTCGAGGAACACAGACCTTCTTCTCCTTCGTATTCAGTGAAACACTGTCGGTGAGACCACGGATCCTCTCTGCTGCGTTCGATATCAAGTAGAGGAGTACTGTCGAGACCGATGCGCCGTCCAGACAGAACCGCCGCGAGAGAGAAGCAAAGTCGCGAGAGAATCGCCGTGGAGATAGATCCGCCGACGGGAGAGAGAACTGATCGACGTCGCGAGAGACCCTCTGGGAAGATAGAAGCGGTGGAAGAGATGGCGCGAGATAAACGGAAGAGATGGAAGAAATCGCACTCTCGATCGCCTTGGAGCAACACGCCGTGAGTTCACCGACACGAAATGAAGGACGGAGTCAACGAGATTTGTCCTAGAAATCATCGGCCATTCCCATCGCGACACGTGCGTGTTAAGGACGTCCCCAACACATCTTAACTAAGGGACGTCCCACGCTTAATTCACTCTTTTTGATCTTCATTTAATTCCATTATGTTAAGGACGCCGTATAACATACGGCGATAATGTTGCTCTAAGTAGGGCTGGGTTCGCGGGTCAACCCGCCCCGCATGACCCGCCAACCCGCGGATCGATTCTATTTTTTAAACTCAAAATTCCGATCCGCATAACCCGCGAAAGAAAAATCGTaaacccgcacccgccccgctaaGATTGCGGATAACACGCGGGGCCCgcatataatattaaatttaataaataatttttttttatcaattaattactttttataataaaaattatacatttataatttaaattatataattttcattaatttatatattttttacatatttttatttttatttttatttattttaaaaaattttagaaaaaaataatatttttttattttgcggGTCGGCGGATACCCGCGACTCAAATTTGGttgacccgcacccgccccgctaaAAATCGACTCAACCCGCACCCGCACCCGCATGCTAAAATTTGTAAATCGatcgacccgcacccgccccgcggcGGGTCAAACGGGGCGGGACCCGCGGGTAATGACCCAAATTCCCAGCTCTAGCTCTAAGGTCCCTAAAACTTATGCTTGTATCTTTCTAGTATTTAAATTGAAAgcctttttttcaaaaaaagataCAAAGTGTATAAAGAAAACGATGGTGTATTTCGACAAACCTTGACTAATGTGAAACGAACCAACCGTAGATCTCATACGAgcaaaagttttttttccttGCAAAAAGTTCTAAAGCATCTCATTTTAAAATGATGGGAAGTCCATCAACATTTATTGTTAGTGTTGTTGTGTGTGAGAATTAATTACACAAACGCGCCAGTGTTTTGTGCCAAAATCGTCAACGTATGCACACGGCATACGCTAGACTACGGAAACAGTGTCGGTTCTATTCTTTTCATTTGCTTTTCCCGGTAAGGTTTTTTTCCTGGTAAGTTTAACAgaacataagttttttttttgaacgataAAAGAACATAagtaaaaatcagaaaatgataaagaaaacgaaaattTGATTCTTGTGGTAGAATTGACTTATCGTCCGAGTTTTTCTCCTTAAGATTTAGACAATTTTGTGGTCTTTCGTTTAGTACCCCCACGGTCCCACCATGAAAGTTAGTTCAAGTGTTTTCAAAATACTGCATCATTGCTTGATTGATAAAACAAAGTAAATATTTCTCAAGCAAGATATAGCATCCAATGCtagattcttatatatttttttcaatctcTTTATAAGGCATAGAATAACTATTACTCGTTTTGAAAGAATAACCagtaaaaatagattttaatttattgatttCAACTAAAAGATCATGTTTGCCTTTAACAGTAATTAATAATGAATGTTTTAACATTGTAGAAAAAATGTAATTTgcaaaattttacatttatgtTGACAAGACTGACTAATGAGTTCAATTTTCAATCAGTTTAATTAGTtgaatgtaatgtttctcaaaccgAATACCATTTAAAAGTTGTTTAATTAGGAATTTATGTCCAACCTTGGGTAGCAAACTGtactttaaaaaaagtttacttTAACACAAATAAACCAACATTTGCAAACAGTGACAAATTGCAAAATCTTGCAATCAAACCTTATTGCACCGCGCATTTTAAAtagagaaaaagataaaaatagaactaaatcaaatttttgtttccaaactatCACTCAAgttcaaaagtcacaaaaatagcacttaatgttttatcaaaagtcacaaacttagggtttagagttaaagggtgaagtttaggatttagggtttaggatttagggtttagggtttagagtttagggtttagggtttagagtttaggatttagggtttagggtttaaggtttagggtttagagtttagggtttaggatttagagtttaatgtttagggtttagggtttagggtttagagtttagggtttagagtttagagttgagaaatgaagttttggggataagatttcaaattttaaaaaataagaaaattaaaattttcaaagaataaacttagaaaaatgctattttggtcattttagtttttgagtgtttttttgtgatataaatttagaaaggtgctattttggagatttgaccTTTTAAATATCACCGATGTCATTAACTTTTatttgtttaccaaaaaaaatcattttaatcaaCCATCAATATGTAAGAGTGTATATAGCTAGTCGAATGTATCAAAAGCTATTGTGTTGAACTGTTGACAAATATTGCTGTCGTGGAATGCATGTGCCCAAagtttactttttgtttttttcgtcttttattgtatttataatttacaatGAGTCTATGTTAACTAGAATGGACGTGTTAAAAAGTCATACCAACCCATTTATCATACACGTTTCCAATCATTAATCTATGCCTAAAATCCAATTAAATTACTCTAACATCTCTGTAAACCATCTTTATCTCGTATACTTTTATTCGTACCGTTATCAATGGATGGTTACTTGTGAATTGTTTAACTGACCATTTACACATATTTCGACTCTCTTGAAAAATTTTGAATCATAAGGATCAAAATTAGTTTTTGACAAAAGATTATGGGTCCCATTGTTGTTAGGACTTCGAGGGTTTTGTGAgattagaaagtgtttaaagctttttttttatcaatcatgtttttttttttaaaattaaacactCTAAGAGCATCGGTATCGGGGGCCTTAGGCCCGTCCCGTTGTTTTAAATGGGTcgataataaatgaaaaagaaattaaaagagaGTGGGACGGGCCTTTAGTAAGGGCTGTTCGGGCTCGTCCCGTAGGCGACGTGGCAACACGGAAGTGGGCGATGGAATCCGTGTTGTTCGGCTGTTGTTCTCCTCGAGAATTCcgaaatcgaaaaaaaaaaaaaatcaaaagctcGATGGCGATGGCGAAGGCGATGGCGAAGCCTTGATCTCCAAATCCATCTCTTCAAATCGAAAGCCAACCCTGTGTCTTCTCTCTTTCACTGGAGTGGGAGATCTCTTTATCTCCCTTGGCGAGGTCGCAGCTTCCGGCGTCGTTTGATCCCCGATCCTCCTCCAAAGCTCAATCCACATCGGTTCGCTTCCGTTCCAATACGACGAGAACCAATCCTCTCCAAAACCTTTGAGAATCGtcccaacaacaaaaaaaaaaaaacaaggtttGTTTTTCAAGTCCGAtctgaatttaaatttttttttttagggttttgtcGAAATTCGACGAATAAAATGGTATTTATCCGATGTTGTATGATGGTTTAGTTGGTAAAAAAACATCCTTGTTCGGTTCAAATTTCTATGTGTATACTAAATCGTCTTCAAACACGAAGGAGCCATGGTGTTTCATGTCACTCCTTTTGGTCCTAGAAGTTGTGAGATTCAGTATACACATCCTCACATCATTAAGGAAGAAGCCGACGCGGATGATGCTCCTTCTTTCTCATTCGACTACTATTTTTTGGCTGAGGTCACTGCTTCAAATCTAAAAGAAGACAAACTTGTGAGTCAATTTTCATACGTATAGACCATATTTAGTTAGTCAAATATATGGTTTGATCTGTTATGTGTCTTTACGTTATGTGTTTGCAGTATCTTCCTATGGAAGCTACGACTTCTACTGCTTTGAACAAACAATGCCAAGAGATATTACTTGTGAACAAAGAGGGAAATTCATGGACTGTGAGTTTACGATTTAGCGAATCAGACGGCATGTATTACATCAGAAGAGGCTGGAGAAAGTTCTGTCTTGATAACAGATGCGCCATAGGAGACTTATTTGTGTTCAATGTGGTTGGAGATGGGAAAACTACTCCATTAATGTGTGTATGTCCGGAAAGGAAAGAGTGTTCTGAACTACTGATCAAACACTTGAGTAGAAAGAATGGTGAGTCTTCTCCATTGACTTCCTTGACACGTCTTTAACTTGCTTGTTATTTCTTTTACTACATTGCTTCTGCTTTAACTTGTTTTGTCTTGTTCTGCAGGTCACATTGCTTCTACCTCACGGGTGATTTAGGGGTGATTGTGACCGGAAATAGATATCTCTTTTGCTGTGGTTCCTCTCTATCaaacttgtttccttttgtttcaTTAGCTAGTTATCTCTTTCGGTTTGTTTTGTCTCTATCAaaacttgtttccttttctttccttttggtactGCTGTAAATTCTTGTTGTAATCTTGTTGCTACAACTCGAAGTTGCCACAAGTGTAATCATGTGAACCAAGTGTAATTTTGAACAAGTTGTAAGCTCGGTCTCATTACTGCTTTCTCTATTAGGTAACTGTATTATTCCTTTATATGCTATGTTGTTCTCGGATAAGGCTAGTGTGTTAAACTTGAATTTGGCttgtaaacatttttaaacttgtaTCAAACGTAGACATTCTTAAACTTCTATCACACTT includes:
- the LOC111207818 gene encoding B3 domain-containing protein REM2-like isoform X2; the encoded protein is MVFHVTPFGPRSCEIQYTHPHIIKEEADADDAPSFSFDYYFLAEVTASNLKEDKLYLPMEATTSTALNKQCQEILLVNKEGNSWTVSLRFSESDGMYYIRRGWRKFCLDNRCAIGDLFVFNVVGDGKTTPLMCVCPERKECSELLIKHLSRKNGHIASTSRVI
- the LOC111207818 gene encoding B3 domain-containing protein REM2-like isoform X1 → MVFHVTPFGPRSCEIQYTHPHIIKEEADADDAPSFSFDYYFLAEVTASNLKEDKLYLPMEATTSTALNKQCQEILLVNKEGNSWTVSLRFSESDGMYYIRRGWRKFCLDNRCAIGDLFVFNVVGDGKTTPLMCVCPERKECSELLIKHLSRKNGESSPLTSLTRL